In the genome of Microthrixaceae bacterium, one region contains:
- a CDS encoding AAA family ATPase has product MRINRLTLRNFRGVTSAEVTFPSEGVTIIEGDNEAGKSSLAEALTMVLEVRDDSRKQGVMAVKPVHRDAGPEVEVDLSTGPYRIEYSKRWLRKPETTLTVIEPVREQLTGREAHERVLTILGETLDGDLWRALRLEQGADLDQVDFGVPSLGRALDLAAGGGDEDHHHDGLWERIVAERNSYWTASGQPSSERKRLAERVAGAEARVSSLQSELRELDSQTDEMVRLEKEATELAGRQVELERAVVEYEGRLVAVEELRRFVGHIESRRDGVAADHRHWLQLSEIRDGLISAELEQVRRLDRAEEELVQVEPARSAARAAVDSGEGDRDSLQSALKRAEAVHDLSVADTDFRRQQIEVEQFVERRDRVRRNQAALESAEAVLEANCVDAAVLDRIESAHLDFVRAEAAAAGGAVRLTVTALSGIEVVAPESAVALSAGESHLLAVATNTQLSIPGVVQVDVEVGQEAQTLHEGQLRAAQELARLCREHGVANLDQARAAANARADAERIRSRAVEQIRDDLRDLTLEALERKISRHAERIASYAAERGPEPALPEDLDSAQEIREQAERAASELRTQLAAVEAELAAANLVLKEADVTSAGLDAQVNAERAALERVRAGLAQARLDQPDLAIAAGLVAAANDLAAVDGELSDGRARLAREDAETLDQLVDNARSAQLRGTNAITTNQRARDSLAAVLASRGEQGLAHNLDLALTERDHLRLELERLEARAAAALLLHDTFAVRRAAARARYQAPFRERIEQLGRLVFGPSLEVTLDDDLKIQTRTLDGITVGYQQLSTGAREQLGVLSRLACAMIVSGDGGAPVIFDDTLGWTDPGRLTQMASAIALASRQCQVVVLTCSPGRFAGIGDAHVVRLPTRGAVSGDEPAIVAPGPGVSTPWAAGQ; this is encoded by the coding sequence GTGAGGATCAACCGACTCACCCTGCGGAACTTCCGCGGCGTCACCTCGGCCGAGGTCACCTTCCCTTCCGAGGGCGTGACCATCATCGAAGGAGACAACGAGGCGGGCAAGAGCTCGCTGGCCGAAGCACTGACCATGGTGCTGGAGGTTCGTGACGACAGCCGCAAGCAGGGCGTGATGGCGGTCAAGCCGGTGCACCGAGACGCGGGTCCCGAGGTAGAGGTGGATCTCTCCACCGGGCCCTACCGGATCGAGTATTCCAAGCGATGGCTTCGCAAGCCTGAGACCACGCTCACGGTGATCGAACCGGTGAGAGAGCAGCTGACCGGTCGGGAAGCTCACGAACGGGTCCTGACCATCCTGGGCGAGACCCTCGACGGTGACCTGTGGCGTGCCCTGCGGTTGGAGCAGGGCGCCGACCTCGACCAGGTCGACTTCGGTGTCCCCTCACTGGGGCGGGCATTGGACCTGGCGGCTGGAGGTGGAGACGAGGACCACCATCACGACGGGTTGTGGGAACGGATCGTGGCGGAGCGGAACAGCTATTGGACCGCCTCGGGACAACCGAGCTCCGAACGGAAACGATTGGCCGAACGGGTCGCTGGGGCCGAGGCCCGTGTCTCCAGCCTCCAGTCCGAACTGCGCGAACTGGACTCTCAGACCGACGAGATGGTTCGACTGGAGAAGGAGGCCACTGAGCTGGCCGGCCGGCAGGTCGAACTGGAGCGGGCAGTGGTCGAATACGAGGGTCGTCTGGTTGCCGTGGAGGAGCTCCGCCGCTTCGTCGGCCACATCGAGTCCCGTCGAGATGGCGTGGCTGCCGATCACCGACATTGGCTCCAACTCAGTGAGATCAGAGACGGACTCATCTCGGCCGAGCTCGAGCAGGTTCGCAGACTGGATCGAGCCGAGGAAGAGCTGGTCCAGGTCGAACCGGCCCGGTCGGCCGCCCGGGCCGCGGTCGACTCGGGTGAAGGTGATCGGGACTCCCTCCAGTCGGCGCTCAAGAGGGCAGAGGCCGTCCATGACCTATCGGTGGCCGACACCGATTTCAGACGCCAACAGATCGAGGTCGAGCAGTTCGTCGAGCGTCGTGATCGCGTGCGCAGAAACCAAGCGGCGCTGGAATCGGCCGAGGCTGTCCTCGAAGCCAACTGTGTCGACGCGGCTGTTCTGGATCGGATCGAGTCGGCCCATCTCGACTTCGTGAGGGCCGAGGCCGCGGCTGCGGGGGGAGCGGTGCGCCTCACCGTCACCGCTCTTAGCGGTATCGAGGTGGTGGCGCCTGAGTCCGCCGTCGCCTTGAGCGCTGGTGAAAGCCATCTGCTGGCCGTGGCCACCAACACCCAACTGAGCATTCCCGGCGTAGTGCAGGTAGACGTGGAGGTCGGCCAAGAAGCCCAGACCCTGCACGAGGGTCAGCTCCGAGCCGCGCAGGAGCTGGCCCGGCTGTGCCGGGAACACGGCGTGGCCAACTTGGATCAGGCCCGGGCCGCAGCCAACGCCCGAGCCGACGCCGAGCGGATTCGAAGCCGCGCTGTCGAGCAGATCCGAGACGACCTTCGAGACCTCACCTTGGAGGCGCTGGAGCGCAAGATCTCCCGCCATGCCGAACGGATAGCCAGCTACGCCGCCGAGCGTGGCCCAGAGCCGGCCCTTCCCGAGGACCTGGACTCCGCTCAAGAGATCAGGGAGCAGGCGGAGAGGGCCGCGAGCGAACTGCGGACCCAACTCGCCGCCGTCGAGGCCGAACTGGCTGCCGCCAACCTGGTCTTGAAGGAAGCAGATGTGACCAGTGCCGGGCTGGACGCGCAGGTCAACGCCGAGCGCGCCGCCCTGGAACGAGTCCGTGCCGGACTGGCCCAGGCCCGGCTGGATCAGCCCGACCTGGCCATCGCGGCCGGGTTGGTGGCGGCCGCCAACGATCTAGCTGCGGTCGATGGCGAGTTGTCCGACGGCCGGGCTCGCCTGGCCCGAGAGGACGCCGAAACCCTCGATCAGCTGGTCGACAACGCCCGGTCTGCCCAACTTCGTGGCACCAATGCCATCACCACCAATCAGCGAGCCCGAGACAGCCTGGCCGCGGTGTTGGCCAGCCGAGGTGAACAGGGACTAGCCCACAACCTGGACCTGGCGTTGACCGAGCGTGACCACCTGCGGCTGGAGCTCGAACGCCTGGAAGCCAGGGCCGCCGCCGCACTCTTGTTGCACGACACGTTCGCCGTTCGACGTGCGGCGGCCCGTGCTCGCTACCAGGCCCCGTTCCGGGAGCGGATCGAGCAACTCGGTCGGCTGGTCTTCGGGCCCAGCCTCGAGGTCACCCTCGATGACGACCTGAAGATCCAGACCCGAACGCTCGACGGGATCACCGTCGGCTACCAGCAGCTCAGCACCGGAGCACGCGAGCAACTCGGCGTCCTGTCCCGGCTGGCCTGCGCCATGATCGTCTCGGGAGACGGTGGGGCGCCGGTGATCTTCGACGACACCTTGGGATGGACCGACCCTGGACGCCTCACCCAGATGGCATCCGCCATCGCTCTGGCCAGTCGTCAGTGCCAGGTGGTGGTCCTCACCTGCAGCCCGGGCCGCTTCGCTGGGATTGGCGATGCCCACGTCGTGCGCCTTCCCACCCGCGGTGCTGTGTCCGGGGACGAACCCGCGATCGTCGCCCCTGGGCCTGGTGTCAGCACGCCATGGGCTGCGGGCCAATGA
- a CDS encoding metallophosphoesterase, producing the protein MVRFIHTADWQLGMTRHYLGGDAQPRFSAARIDVIRSIGALALDQGCPFVVVCGDVFETNHVERQVVVRALDAMAATPQITFYLLPGNHDPLDASSVFRSQTFVSHRPANVVVLESTDLISPVPGVELVPAPWTSKRPLTDLVGGAVADLVPGDTRRIVVGHGALDVLSPDDTNPALVALAGVEAALADGRIHYLALGDRHSATSVGRTGCVRYSGAPEPTDFREVDPGQVLVVELDESGRVAVEAHRVGTWHFVRHEANLTGHSDVDLLDSFLDTLADKARTIVRLSLVGQLSLTEKARLDSVLAHHGDLFASLQGWERRIDLLVLPDDTDLDSLGLSGFALDALADLQALAAPPGESVVAQDAMALLARLAGVAS; encoded by the coding sequence ATGGTCCGCTTCATCCACACCGCCGACTGGCAGCTCGGAATGACCAGGCACTATCTGGGTGGCGACGCCCAGCCGCGCTTCTCCGCGGCCCGGATCGACGTGATCCGCTCTATCGGGGCCTTGGCGCTAGACCAAGGCTGCCCGTTCGTGGTCGTGTGCGGAGACGTGTTCGAGACGAACCACGTCGAGCGCCAGGTGGTGGTGAGAGCCCTGGACGCCATGGCCGCCACACCGCAGATCACGTTCTACCTACTGCCCGGAAACCACGACCCGCTCGACGCGTCGTCGGTATTCCGGTCTCAGACCTTCGTCTCCCATCGCCCCGCCAACGTGGTGGTGCTCGAGTCGACCGACCTGATCTCGCCGGTTCCTGGTGTTGAATTGGTGCCCGCGCCTTGGACCTCCAAGCGGCCGCTCACAGACCTGGTGGGTGGAGCAGTAGCAGACCTGGTTCCTGGCGATACCCGGCGGATCGTGGTGGGCCATGGCGCGTTGGACGTGCTCTCACCGGACGACACCAATCCAGCGCTGGTGGCCCTTGCGGGCGTGGAAGCCGCCCTGGCCGACGGCCGGATCCACTACCTAGCTCTGGGAGACCGCCACTCGGCTACCTCGGTCGGCCGTACCGGATGCGTGCGGTACTCGGGGGCGCCCGAACCCACCGACTTCCGTGAGGTGGACCCGGGCCAGGTGCTGGTGGTGGAGCTCGACGAGAGCGGACGGGTAGCGGTAGAGGCACATCGCGTGGGCACGTGGCACTTCGTTCGTCACGAGGCCAACCTCACCGGGCACAGCGATGTCGACCTGTTGGATTCCTTCCTGGACACCCTGGCAGACAAGGCCCGCACCATTGTGAGGTTGTCATTGGTCGGTCAGCTGTCGCTCACCGAGAAGGCCAGGCTCGACTCCGTTCTGGCCCATCACGGCGATCTGTTCGCTTCCCTTCAGGGTTGGGAGCGACGCATCGACCTGCTGGTGCTCCCCGACGACACCGACCTCGACTCCCTCGGTCTGTCTGGGTTTGCTCTAGACGCCCTAGCTGATCTTCAAGCCTTGGCGGCACCACCGGGTGAGTCGGTGGTGGCTCAAGACGCCATGGCCCTATTGGCACGGCTCGCAGGGGTGGCATCGTGA
- a CDS encoding elongation factor G yields the protein MTAVQTDKLRNVVLVGHGGSGKTTLAEVALHVAGATSRVGRVEDGTTVSDFDPAEKTRGSSLSLAVLPFEWKGHKVNLIDTPGEPDFVGEVHAAMRVADMAVFVVSAVAGVEVGTEAAWRQAVELDLPRMVFINKLDRERADFTATLDDLRNRFGAGVAPLELPVGEEHGFRGVADLLSDTAWIYDAGVATHTEVPDDMADLEHQVHDNLVEGIVVADEALMARYLDGDIPSIEELERTMALGVDDATVFPVVCGSALKEIGIDRLLDFICEIGPSPLDRPPVEVEAGGTVVGVSPDPAADPLVFVFKTLADQFVGHVNVFRVLSGTVRADDHLVNSRSGTDERLHGLFNLRGSEHQVVSDVVAGDIAAVAKLAGTTTGDTLSVKGRPVRVQGFDPPQPSLGIGISARTQADEDKMAEALHRLLDEDPALAVLRRSDTNQTVLYGIGEAHLSLALDRLENRFGVHVDIEPVRIGYRETISGEAAVEGRHKKQSGGHGQFGVCNVVARPLERGGGFRFVDRIVGGAISRGYIPAVEKGIEEAMATGGCYGFPVVDLEIELVDGKEHSVDSSEMAFKTAGRLALRAALDQAGSTVLEPIDRVNVVMPTDLQGEVLGDLNARRGRVQSTDARPDGDHEIVALVPAAEMTRYAVDLRAITGGRGRFTATHDHYDLLPANLLGQVTTSV from the coding sequence ATGACCGCAGTCCAGACCGACAAGCTCCGCAACGTCGTACTGGTGGGCCACGGCGGGTCGGGCAAGACCACCCTGGCCGAAGTGGCGTTGCACGTGGCCGGAGCCACCTCCCGCGTCGGGCGGGTGGAGGATGGAACCACGGTCAGCGACTTCGACCCTGCCGAGAAGACCAGGGGTTCGTCGCTTTCGCTGGCGGTCCTCCCCTTCGAGTGGAAGGGCCACAAGGTCAATCTGATCGACACGCCCGGCGAGCCCGACTTCGTCGGCGAGGTGCACGCTGCCATGCGCGTCGCCGACATGGCGGTATTCGTGGTGTCGGCGGTGGCAGGCGTGGAGGTGGGGACCGAAGCGGCGTGGCGCCAGGCCGTGGAACTCGACCTACCCCGGATGGTCTTCATCAACAAGCTGGACCGCGAGCGCGCCGATTTCACCGCCACGCTCGATGACCTGCGGAACCGTTTCGGGGCCGGAGTAGCCCCTCTGGAACTCCCGGTCGGAGAGGAACACGGGTTCCGAGGGGTGGCAGACCTCCTCTCGGACACGGCATGGATCTACGACGCCGGCGTCGCCACCCACACCGAGGTGCCCGACGACATGGCCGACCTCGAGCACCAGGTCCACGACAACCTGGTCGAGGGGATCGTGGTCGCCGACGAGGCACTGATGGCTCGGTACCTCGATGGAGACATCCCCTCCATCGAGGAACTGGAGCGGACCATGGCGCTTGGAGTCGATGACGCCACCGTGTTCCCGGTGGTGTGCGGGTCGGCGCTGAAGGAGATAGGCATCGATCGCCTCCTCGACTTCATCTGTGAGATCGGGCCGTCGCCCCTGGATCGTCCCCCCGTCGAGGTCGAGGCCGGAGGAACCGTGGTCGGGGTGTCTCCGGACCCCGCCGCAGATCCGTTGGTGTTCGTGTTCAAGACGTTGGCCGATCAGTTCGTAGGACACGTCAACGTGTTTCGAGTTCTCTCGGGCACGGTGCGGGCCGACGATCACCTGGTGAACTCGCGTTCGGGCACAGATGAACGCCTCCACGGACTGTTCAACCTGCGCGGGTCCGAGCATCAGGTGGTCTCCGACGTGGTGGCCGGTGACATTGCGGCGGTTGCCAAGTTGGCGGGCACCACCACCGGCGACACGTTGAGCGTCAAGGGTCGACCGGTTCGGGTCCAAGGGTTCGACCCACCTCAGCCGTCGTTGGGAATCGGGATCAGCGCCCGAACCCAAGCCGACGAAGACAAGATGGCCGAAGCGCTCCACCGGCTCCTCGACGAGGACCCCGCCCTAGCCGTGCTTCGACGGTCAGATACCAACCAGACCGTCCTGTACGGGATCGGCGAAGCCCACCTGTCGTTGGCGCTCGACCGACTGGAGAACCGCTTCGGGGTTCACGTCGACATCGAGCCGGTGCGGATCGGCTACAGGGAGACGATCTCGGGTGAGGCCGCGGTGGAGGGTCGGCACAAGAAGCAGTCCGGCGGTCACGGCCAGTTCGGCGTGTGCAACGTGGTGGCTCGTCCGCTGGAGCGTGGCGGCGGCTTCCGTTTCGTCGACCGAATCGTGGGTGGCGCAATCTCGAGGGGGTACATCCCTGCCGTCGAGAAGGGCATCGAGGAGGCCATGGCCACCGGCGGCTGCTACGGGTTTCCGGTGGTGGACCTGGAGATCGAACTGGTGGACGGCAAAGAGCACTCCGTCGACTCATCGGAGATGGCGTTCAAGACCGCAGGCCGCCTCGCCCTTCGGGCCGCGCTGGATCAGGCCGGTTCGACCGTCCTGGAACCGATCGACCGGGTGAACGTGGTGATGCCCACCGACTTGCAGGGCGAGGTCCTCGGTGACCTCAACGCCAGGCGGGGCCGGGTGCAGAGCACCGATGCGCGGCCTGATGGCGATCATGAGATCGTGGCGCTGGTCCCGGCCGCGGAGATGACCCGCTATGCCGTGGACCTCCGGGCCATCACCGGCGGCCGTGGTCGCTTCACCGCGACCCACGATCACTACGACCTGTTGCCCGCCAACCTCCTCGGTCAGGTCACCACCTCGGTCTAA
- a CDS encoding TetR/AcrR family transcriptional regulator: MPRIKADNIADHVAQQRAAVLDAAVRLFIERGYGEVGLADIAAEVGLARNSIYRYVPDKAHLLVEWFQATIPRIIESWEASVAGDDPPELKLERWARTYLSWARSPEHQLVSPLTDALAGLDDATRADVAQLHRSMMDVVARVVAEAGTPADQVQGSVDLLAGLVLGAARAESASGAEDPAVRRRLDAAVAAVITA, from the coding sequence GTGCCTCGGATCAAGGCCGACAACATCGCCGACCACGTGGCCCAACAACGGGCCGCGGTGCTCGACGCCGCCGTACGCCTGTTCATAGAGCGGGGTTACGGAGAGGTCGGGCTGGCCGACATCGCGGCCGAGGTGGGACTGGCCCGCAACTCCATCTACCGCTACGTGCCCGACAAGGCCCACCTTCTAGTGGAGTGGTTCCAGGCCACCATCCCCCGGATCATCGAGTCCTGGGAGGCATCGGTGGCTGGTGATGATCCCCCTGAGCTGAAGCTCGAACGATGGGCTCGGACCTACCTCTCCTGGGCTCGGAGTCCAGAGCACCAGCTCGTGTCGCCGCTCACCGATGCTCTGGCCGGGTTGGATGACGCCACCAGGGCCGACGTGGCCCAGCTCCACCGATCAATGATGGACGTGGTGGCCCGCGTGGTGGCAGAGGCCGGTACCCCTGCCGACCAGGTTCAGGGAAGCGTCGACCTGCTGGCCGGTCTGGTGTTGGGAGCGGCCCGAGCCGAGTCGGCGTCGGGGGCTGAGGACCCAGCGGTTCGTCGCCGACTCGATGCCGCCGTGGCCGCCGTGATCACGGCATAG